The Stappia sp. genome window below encodes:
- a CDS encoding B12-binding domain-containing protein: MSEEEDLDLRSLSDEELVEQMHDDLYDGLKDEIVEGVEILLERGWTPYKILTDALVEGMRIVGVDFRDGILFVPEVLMSANAMKAGMGLLRPLLAETGAPKVGKMVIGTVKGDIHDIGKNLVSMMMEGAGFEVIDIGINNPVENYLAALEEHKPDILGMSALLTTTMPYMKVVIDAMVEKGIRDDYIVMVGGAPLNEEFGQAIGADAYGRDAAVTVELATDLIARRHNQLAARAG; encoded by the coding sequence ATGTCGGAAGAAGAAGATCTCGATCTCAGGTCGCTGTCGGACGAAGAGCTCGTCGAGCAGATGCATGACGATCTCTACGACGGGCTCAAGGACGAGATCGTCGAGGGCGTCGAGATCCTGCTGGAACGCGGCTGGACGCCCTACAAGATCCTCACCGACGCCCTCGTCGAAGGCATGCGGATCGTCGGCGTCGACTTTCGCGACGGCATTCTCTTCGTTCCCGAAGTGCTGATGTCGGCCAACGCCATGAAGGCCGGCATGGGCCTGCTGCGCCCGCTGCTCGCCGAGACCGGCGCGCCCAAGGTCGGCAAGATGGTCATCGGCACGGTCAAGGGCGACATTCACGACATCGGCAAGAACCTCGTCTCTATGATGATGGAGGGCGCGGGCTTCGAGGTGATCGACATCGGCATCAACAATCCGGTCGAGAACTACCTCGCCGCGCTGGAGGAGCACAAGCCGGACATTCTCGGCATGTCGGCGCTGCTGACCACCACCATGCCCTACATGAAGGTGGTCATCGACGCGATGGTCGAAAAGGGCATCCGCGACGACTACATCGTCATGGTGGGCGGCGCGCCGCTCAACGAGGAATTCGGCCAGGCGATCGGCGCCGACGCCTACGGGCGCGACGCGGCCGTGACGGTGGAGCTCGCCACGGACCTGATCGCGCGCCGGCACAACCAGCTCGCCGCCCGCGCAGGCTAG
- a CDS encoding methylglyoxal synthase, which produces MAFDFIFMLTEDDRTISDARRRLEEVLAGGARHIGFKDVGLAFDELKGLARAIREAGGRAYLEVVSLDEDSELRSARAAIDLEVDCLLGGTRPDAVAPLLKAHPVRYYPFAGDIVGHPSVLAGSIDTIAESARRLTDLESVHGLDLLAYRFAGDVPALMRRVCETVDKPVIMAGSIDRPDRIEAVAEAGAAGFTVGTAAFQGQFAAPGAGLADQVRAILALTLSARRRSTAPRRLALVAHNARKAHLKAWVARHAEILKRQTLISTGGTGAMLMESVPGLSIQRLQRGSHGGDQQLGALIATGELDAVIFFADPHGHHASDVDLIALTRLAILHDTPMACSPAAADLVVSASLEAPREAFLETPRAEPKPRP; this is translated from the coding sequence ATGGCCTTCGATTTCATCTTCATGCTGACCGAGGACGACCGCACGATTTCCGACGCCCGCCGCCGGCTGGAGGAGGTGCTGGCCGGCGGCGCGCGGCACATCGGCTTCAAGGACGTGGGCCTTGCCTTCGACGAGCTGAAGGGGCTGGCGCGCGCGATCCGCGAGGCCGGCGGGCGCGCCTATCTCGAGGTCGTCAGTCTCGACGAGGACAGCGAACTGCGCTCGGCCCGCGCGGCGATCGACCTGGAGGTCGACTGCCTGCTCGGCGGCACGCGCCCCGATGCGGTCGCGCCGCTGCTCAAGGCCCATCCGGTGCGCTACTATCCCTTCGCCGGCGACATTGTCGGTCACCCGAGCGTACTCGCCGGCTCCATCGATACGATTGCGGAGAGCGCCCGGCGGCTGACGGATCTGGAGAGCGTGCACGGTCTCGATCTGCTCGCCTATCGCTTCGCCGGCGACGTGCCGGCGCTGATGCGCCGCGTGTGCGAGACCGTCGACAAGCCGGTGATCATGGCCGGCAGCATCGACCGGCCGGACCGGATCGAGGCGGTGGCGGAAGCCGGCGCGGCCGGGTTCACGGTGGGCACGGCGGCCTTTCAGGGCCAGTTCGCCGCGCCGGGTGCGGGGCTTGCTGATCAGGTGCGCGCGATCCTGGCGCTGACGCTGTCCGCACGCCGGCGCTCCACCGCGCCGCGCCGGCTGGCGCTCGTCGCGCATAACGCGCGCAAGGCGCATCTTAAGGCCTGGGTCGCGCGGCACGCGGAAATCCTGAAGCGTCAGACGCTGATCTCCACCGGCGGCACGGGGGCGATGCTGATGGAGAGCGTGCCGGGATTGTCCATCCAGCGCCTGCAGCGCGGATCGCATGGCGGCGACCAGCAGCTCGGCGCGTTGATCGCGACCGGCGAACTCGATGCGGTGATCTTCTTCGCCGATCCGCACGGCCACCATGCAAGCGACGTCGATCTGATCGCGCTAACCCGGCTTGCCATCTTGCACGACACGCCGATGGCCTGCTCGCCGGCGGCGGCCGATCTCGTCGTCAGCGCCAGTCTTGAGGCGCCACGCGAGGCGTTTCTGGAAACGCCACGGGCGGAGCCGAAGCCCCGCCCGTGA
- a CDS encoding methyl-accepting chemotaxis protein, which produces MLQNLPVSAKAAGAFFALALVGAVSGGVAALNSSNALGEVERANTLAQLNAETRDLDGQIVEQALTLKTFLLTGNRDWLATSQEQGRAIAAGFDTLSGTVGEVLPAERQRLSDLRAAWTAWSRQIAQRQIENMRRPETVDLARAIEITPPATELFQAVRAEAAAFSAAIASARAASIEKQNAALGLVQTVALASAALITTLAVLLGLFNHVLVSRPLGRLYRVTERLAEGDTDQEIGFEGRRDEIGAMAGALGVFRNNLIRTRELERETEDQRADAERIKRAEMESVAAEFEGTVMSISGEMLAMLDDLNAAATQLSDIANGTNEQSISVSAAAEQATTNVNTVASATEELSASIRAITDQVTSTADITSRTEAEVGRSSEAVATVQQVVARIGDVTKLITDIAEQTNLLALNATIEAARAGEAGKGFAVVASEVKALAEQTSKATEQIDRHIADMRAAADASTDASDSVAGLVREIATTTDAMASAAQEQNVATTEIARSVSEAAQGTASVSASIARVSEGAGETGRLSDTTRAAVDQLHARATRMQDAMRDFLTKVRQAA; this is translated from the coding sequence ATGTTGCAGAATCTTCCCGTCAGCGCGAAGGCCGCAGGTGCCTTCTTCGCCCTCGCTCTCGTCGGCGCCGTATCGGGCGGGGTCGCGGCCCTCAACTCGTCGAATGCGCTTGGCGAGGTCGAGCGCGCGAACACGCTCGCCCAGCTCAACGCGGAGACCCGCGACCTGGACGGCCAGATCGTCGAGCAGGCGCTCACGCTGAAGACCTTTCTCCTGACCGGCAACCGCGACTGGCTCGCCACCTCGCAGGAGCAGGGCCGCGCCATCGCCGCCGGCTTCGACACGCTGAGCGGCACCGTCGGCGAGGTCCTTCCCGCGGAACGTCAGCGGCTGAGCGACCTGCGCGCGGCGTGGACCGCCTGGAGCCGGCAGATCGCGCAGCGGCAGATCGAGAACATGCGTCGCCCGGAGACGGTCGATCTGGCCCGCGCCATCGAGATCACGCCGCCGGCGACCGAGCTGTTCCAGGCGGTGCGCGCCGAAGCCGCCGCCTTCTCCGCCGCCATCGCCTCGGCCCGTGCCGCGTCGATCGAGAAGCAGAACGCCGCCCTCGGCCTCGTGCAGACGGTCGCGCTTGCAAGTGCCGCCCTGATCACGACGCTTGCGGTGCTGTTGGGGCTGTTCAATCACGTGCTGGTCTCCCGTCCGCTCGGGCGCCTGTACCGCGTCACCGAGCGGCTCGCCGAAGGCGACACGGATCAGGAGATCGGCTTTGAAGGACGCCGCGACGAGATCGGCGCCATGGCCGGCGCGCTCGGCGTGTTCCGCAACAACCTGATCCGCACCCGCGAGCTGGAGCGCGAGACGGAGGATCAGCGCGCCGACGCCGAGCGGATCAAGCGCGCGGAAATGGAGAGCGTGGCGGCGGAATTCGAGGGCACCGTGATGTCGATCTCGGGTGAGATGCTCGCCATGCTGGACGACCTCAACGCCGCCGCGACGCAACTCTCGGACATTGCCAATGGCACCAACGAACAGTCGATCTCGGTGTCCGCGGCCGCCGAACAGGCGACGACGAACGTCAACACGGTGGCCAGCGCCACGGAGGAGCTGTCCGCCTCCATCCGCGCGATCACCGATCAGGTGACCTCCACCGCCGACATCACCAGTCGCACCGAAGCGGAGGTCGGACGCTCCTCGGAGGCCGTCGCGACGGTGCAGCAGGTGGTCGCGCGCATCGGCGACGTCACCAAGCTGATCACCGACATCGCGGAGCAGACGAACCTTCTCGCCCTCAACGCCACCATAGAGGCGGCGCGGGCCGGCGAGGCCGGCAAGGGCTTCGCGGTCGTCGCCTCGGAGGTGAAGGCGCTCGCCGAGCAGACCTCCAAGGCCACGGAACAGATCGACCGCCACATCGCCGACATGCGGGCGGCCGCCGATGCCTCGACCGACGCCTCGGACAGCGTCGCCGGGCTGGTGCGCGAGATCGCGACCACGACCGACGCCATGGCGAGCGCCGCGCAGGAGCAGAACGTCGCCACGACGGAGATCGCTCGCAGCGTCTCGGAGGCCGCGCAAGGGACGGCGAGCGTGTCCGCCTCCATCGCCCGCGTCAGCGAGGGCGCCGGCGAGACCGGCCGGCTCAGCGACACGACCCGCGCCGCGGTGGACCAGCTCCACGCCCGCGCGACGCGGATGCAGGACGCCATGCGGGATTTTCTCACCAAGGTCCGTCAGGCGGCCTAA
- a CDS encoding formate--tetrahydrofolate ligase yields the protein MASDIEIARAATTRPITEIGERLGIPAEALDSYGSTKAKVRSDFIKGLSDRPDGKLVLVTAINPTPAGEGKTTTTVGLGDGLNRIGKKAAICLREPSLGPCFGMKGGAAGGGHAQVVPMEDINLHFTGDFHAITSAHNLLSALIDNHVYWGNALGLDVRRITWRRVMDMNDRALREIVSSLGGVANGFPREAGFDITVASEIMAILCLARDLEDLQARLGDIVVGYRRDKTAVTARDLEADGAMTVLLKEAMQPNLVQTLENNPAFIHGGPFANIAHGCNSVVATKTALKLADYVVTEAGFGADLGAEKFFDIKCRKAGLAPSAAVIVATIRALKMNGGVGKDDLGAENVAALKKGCANLGRHIENVKQFGVPVVVAINHFVSDTDAEVEAIRDYAKEQGVEAILCQHWAKGSEGTVALAHKVVELVEHDSAQFAPLYEDDMPLFEKIQTVARRIYRADEAVADKAVRDQLHRWEADGFGALPVCMAKTQYSFSTDPNLRGAPTGHVVPVREVRLSAGAGFIVAICGEIMTMPGLPKVPSANHIRLDSQGRIDGLF from the coding sequence ATGGCCAGCGACATCGAGATCGCCCGCGCGGCAACAACCCGTCCGATCACCGAGATCGGCGAAAGGCTCGGCATTCCGGCCGAGGCGCTCGACAGCTACGGGTCGACCAAGGCCAAGGTGCGCTCCGACTTCATCAAGGGGCTCTCGGACCGCCCCGACGGCAAGCTCGTGCTGGTCACCGCCATCAATCCGACGCCGGCCGGGGAAGGCAAGACGACGACCACGGTCGGCCTCGGCGACGGGCTCAACCGCATCGGCAAGAAGGCGGCGATCTGCCTGCGCGAACCCTCGCTCGGGCCCTGTTTCGGCATGAAGGGGGGCGCGGCCGGCGGCGGCCATGCGCAGGTCGTGCCGATGGAGGACATCAACCTCCATTTCACCGGCGACTTCCACGCGATCACCTCGGCGCACAATCTGCTCTCCGCGCTGATCGACAATCACGTCTACTGGGGCAATGCGCTTGGCCTCGACGTGCGCCGCATCACCTGGCGCCGCGTCATGGACATGAACGACCGGGCGCTGCGCGAGATCGTCTCCTCGCTCGGCGGGGTGGCGAACGGCTTTCCGCGCGAGGCCGGCTTCGACATCACCGTCGCCTCCGAGATCATGGCGATCCTTTGCCTGGCGCGCGATCTGGAGGATCTGCAGGCGCGGCTCGGCGACATCGTCGTCGGCTATCGTCGCGACAAGACCGCCGTGACCGCGCGCGATCTGGAGGCCGACGGCGCCATGACCGTGCTGCTGAAGGAGGCGATGCAGCCCAACCTCGTGCAGACGCTTGAGAACAATCCCGCCTTCATCCACGGCGGCCCCTTTGCCAACATCGCCCATGGCTGCAACTCGGTGGTCGCCACGAAGACCGCGCTGAAGCTCGCCGACTACGTGGTGACCGAAGCCGGTTTCGGCGCCGACCTCGGCGCGGAAAAATTCTTCGACATCAAGTGCCGCAAGGCGGGGCTGGCGCCCTCGGCGGCCGTGATCGTCGCCACCATCCGCGCGCTGAAGATGAACGGCGGCGTCGGCAAGGACGATCTCGGCGCGGAGAATGTCGCCGCGCTGAAGAAGGGCTGTGCCAATCTCGGCCGGCACATCGAGAACGTGAAGCAGTTCGGCGTGCCGGTCGTGGTCGCCATCAACCACTTCGTCTCCGACACGGACGCGGAGGTGGAGGCCATCCGGGACTACGCGAAGGAACAGGGCGTGGAGGCGATCCTGTGCCAGCACTGGGCGAAGGGCTCCGAGGGCACCGTGGCGCTGGCGCACAAGGTGGTGGAGCTCGTCGAGCACGACAGCGCGCAATTCGCCCCGCTCTACGAGGACGACATGCCGCTGTTCGAGAAGATCCAGACGGTGGCGCGGCGCATCTATCGCGCCGACGAGGCGGTCGCGGACAAGGCGGTGCGCGACCAGTTGCACCGCTGGGAGGCCGACGGCTTCGGCGCCCTGCCGGTGTGCATGGCCAAGACGCAGTATTCCTTCTCGACCGACCCGAACCTGCGCGGCGCGCCAACGGGCCATGTCGTACCGGTCCGCGAGGTGCGCCTGTCGGCGGGCGCCGGCTTCATTGTCGCGATCTGCGGAGAGATCATGACCATGCCCGGCCTGCCCAAGGTGCCGTCCGCGAATCACATCCGTCTCGATTCGCAGGGCCGTATCGACGGGTTGTTCTGA
- the sseA gene encoding 3-mercaptopyruvate sulfurtransferase, with product MSVSPLVSTDWLADKLASPDVVVVNAWLPPVGAPDTAPEYRDKHIPGAIFFDVDAISDPASDLPHMLPPTHVFSSKMRRLGIGDGQTIVVYDGMGMYSAARVWWTFRAMGVTRVFVLDGGLPKWEAEGRPLEDMPPVPRGERHFSARLDHGLVADRAKVARVLEAGGQVLDARSRGRFAGTEDEPRPGLKRGHMPGAKNLPFPDLLEDDGRLKSPEDLARAFDAAGIDRSQPVVTTCGSGVTAAILTLALAVLGHDKAPVYDGSWTEWGGRDDTPIAKGEA from the coding sequence ATGTCCGTTTCCCCGCTCGTCTCCACCGACTGGCTCGCCGACAAGCTCGCCTCGCCCGACGTCGTCGTGGTGAATGCCTGGCTGCCGCCGGTCGGCGCGCCCGACACGGCGCCGGAGTATCGGGACAAGCACATCCCCGGCGCGATCTTCTTCGACGTCGATGCGATCAGCGATCCGGCCAGCGACCTGCCGCACATGCTGCCGCCCACCCATGTGTTCTCCTCGAAGATGCGCAGGCTCGGCATCGGCGACGGCCAGACCATCGTCGTCTATGACGGCATGGGCATGTATTCGGCGGCCCGCGTGTGGTGGACCTTCCGCGCCATGGGCGTGACCCGGGTCTTCGTGCTCGACGGCGGGCTGCCGAAGTGGGAGGCAGAGGGCCGGCCGCTGGAGGACATGCCCCCGGTGCCGCGCGGCGAGCGCCACTTCAGCGCCCGGCTCGATCACGGGCTGGTCGCCGACCGCGCCAAGGTCGCGCGCGTGCTGGAGGCCGGCGGCCAGGTGCTCGACGCGCGTTCGCGCGGGCGCTTCGCCGGCACGGAGGACGAGCCGCGTCCGGGGCTGAAGCGCGGTCACATGCCGGGCGCGAAGAACCTGCCCTTCCCCGATCTTCTGGAAGACGACGGCCGGCTCAAGTCCCCCGAGGATCTCGCCCGCGCCTTCGACGCCGCCGGCATCGACCGCAGCCAGCCCGTGGTGACCACCTGCGGATCGGGCGTCACCGCCGCGATCCTGACGCTGGCGCTCGCCGTTCTGGGGCACGACAAGGCGCCCGTCTACGACGGCTCCTGGACGGAATGGGGCGGACGCGACGACACGCCGATCGCCAAAGGCGAGGCCTGA
- a CDS encoding alanyl-tRNA editing protein: MTDLLFRDDAYLRSCEATVTGVNERGGILLDRTVFYATGGGQPGDSGHMERADGSEIAIATAVYGEDRASIVHVPAEGSALPEVGEKIVLHLDWARRYRLMRVHTALHLLSVVLPFPVTGGQISEGEGRLDFDIPEATLDKEEIAEKVNAIAAGDHAVTAEWITDAELEAKPDLVKTMSVKPPMGSGRVRLIRIGADVDLQPCGGTHVSRTSEIGPLAVTKIEKKGRQNRRVRIRLAD; this comes from the coding sequence ATGACGGACCTGCTTTTTCGCGACGACGCCTATCTGCGCAGCTGCGAGGCGACGGTGACCGGCGTCAACGAGCGCGGCGGCATCCTGCTCGACCGCACCGTGTTCTACGCGACCGGCGGCGGCCAGCCCGGCGACAGCGGCCATATGGAGCGCGCCGACGGCAGCGAGATCGCCATCGCCACCGCCGTCTACGGCGAGGATCGCGCTTCAATCGTGCATGTTCCGGCGGAGGGCTCGGCCCTGCCCGAGGTGGGCGAAAAGATCGTGCTGCATCTCGACTGGGCCCGGCGCTACCGGCTGATGCGGGTGCACACCGCGCTGCATCTTCTGTCCGTGGTGCTGCCGTTTCCCGTCACCGGCGGCCAGATCTCCGAGGGCGAGGGCCGGCTCGATTTCGACATTCCCGAAGCGACCCTCGACAAGGAGGAGATCGCCGAGAAGGTCAACGCCATCGCCGCCGGCGATCACGCCGTCACCGCCGAATGGATCACCGACGCGGAGCTTGAGGCCAAGCCCGATCTGGTCAAGACCATGAGCGTCAAGCCGCCGATGGGGTCGGGGCGCGTCCGGCTGATCCGCATCGGCGCGGATGTGGACCTGCAGCCCTGCGGCGGGACGCATGTGAGCCGCACCTCCGAGATCGGCCCGCTCGCCGTCACCAAGATCGAAAAGAAGGGCCGGCAGAACCGCCGCGTCCGCATCCGCCTCGCCGACTGA
- the cls gene encoding cardiolipin synthase — protein MMRDVDLVETFLANLPIIAAFTLALYTLSAVCAVREVFNSRTSQGSIAWLLSLLFLPFPTAFLYLVFGWKRFEDYVEVRGFAGRATRAERARDLGLVDAKTSTTWPVLTRIAQIPFLKGNTAEVLVDGVDTFDSLLAGISGARHEILAQFFIIHDDRIGRDFAEALMERARAGVRVYLLYDDVGSKSLPRAYLRRLRAAGVRVAGFNQRHKWLRITGPMRLNYRNHRKNVIVDGTSAWVGGHNVGDEYLGRSATFGHWRDTHVRVDGPAATACALAFGEDWHWATGTPIRPHLPDPIPQPGDEPVLVMPTGPADTFEDCGIAFSEIIARARKRLWIVSPYFVPEQAMQTALLAASMRGVDVRILLPEKADHRLVWLASYAHADDMVANGIRVYRYTSGFLHQKVVLVDDALAGIGTVNFDARSFRINFEITLWFTHARTIGAVSDMLERDFANAQDTDPNDLDQRSLAFRFVAQAARLFSPIL, from the coding sequence ATGATGCGCGACGTCGACCTGGTCGAGACCTTCCTGGCCAACCTGCCGATCATCGCCGCCTTCACGCTCGCCCTTTACACGCTGTCGGCCGTCTGCGCGGTGCGCGAGGTGTTCAACTCGCGCACCTCGCAAGGGTCGATCGCCTGGCTGCTGTCGCTTCTCTTCCTGCCCTTCCCGACCGCCTTTCTCTATCTGGTCTTCGGCTGGAAGCGCTTCGAGGACTATGTCGAGGTGCGCGGCTTCGCCGGCCGCGCAACGCGGGCGGAGCGGGCCCGCGATCTCGGACTGGTCGACGCGAAGACCAGCACCACCTGGCCGGTGCTCACCCGCATCGCCCAGATCCCCTTTCTGAAGGGCAACACGGCCGAGGTCCTGGTCGACGGGGTGGATACGTTCGACTCCCTGCTTGCCGGCATCTCCGGCGCCCGGCACGAGATCCTCGCGCAGTTCTTCATCATCCATGACGACCGGATCGGCCGCGATTTCGCAGAGGCGCTGATGGAGCGCGCCCGCGCCGGCGTGCGCGTGTATCTGCTCTACGACGACGTCGGCAGCAAGAGCCTGCCGCGCGCCTATCTGCGGCGGCTCAGGGCGGCGGGCGTGCGCGTCGCCGGTTTCAACCAGCGCCACAAGTGGCTCCGGATCACCGGGCCGATGCGGCTCAACTACCGCAATCACCGCAAGAACGTCATCGTCGACGGCACCTCCGCCTGGGTCGGCGGGCACAACGTGGGCGACGAATACCTCGGCCGCTCGGCGACCTTCGGACACTGGCGCGACACGCATGTGCGGGTCGACGGCCCCGCCGCGACCGCCTGCGCGCTGGCCTTCGGCGAGGACTGGCACTGGGCGACCGGCACGCCGATCCGCCCCCACCTGCCCGATCCCATCCCCCAGCCCGGCGACGAGCCGGTGCTGGTGATGCCGACCGGCCCGGCCGACACCTTCGAGGATTGCGGCATCGCCTTTTCCGAGATCATCGCGCGGGCCCGCAAGCGGCTGTGGATCGTCAGCCCCTATTTCGTGCCCGAACAGGCGATGCAGACCGCGCTGCTCGCCGCGTCCATGCGCGGCGTCGACGTGCGCATCCTGCTGCCCGAGAAGGCCGATCACCGGCTCGTCTGGCTGGCGAGCTACGCCCATGCCGACGACATGGTGGCCAACGGCATCCGCGTCTATCGCTACACCTCCGGCTTCCTGCACCAGAAGGTCGTGCTGGTCGACGACGCGCTCGCCGGCATCGGCACGGTCAATTTCGACGCCCGCTCCTTCCGCATCAACTTCGAGATCACGCTGTGGTTCACCCATGCCCGCACGATCGGCGCGGTGAGCGACATGCTGGAGCGCGATTTCGCGAATGCCCAGGACACAGACCCGAACGATCTCGACCAGCGCTCGCTCGCCTTCCGCTTCGTCGCGCAGGCCGCACGGCTGTTCTCCCCGATCCTGTGA
- a CDS encoding cysteine synthase A, which yields MDITPSVIDAIGNTPLIRLKRASELTGCEILGKAEFLNPGQSVKDRAALFIIRDAVARGALAPGGVIVEGTAGNTGIGLALVGNALGYRSVIVIPETQSEEKKDMLRLAGAELVQVPAAPYKNPNNYVKISGRLAEQLARSEPNGAVWANQFDNVANRQAHIETTGPEIWRQTDGKIDGFICAVGSGGTLAGVGMALKERNADVKIGLADPMGAALFHYYAHGELKAEGSSITEGIGQGRITANLENAPVDMPFQIPDAEALPIVFDLLEHEGLCLGASSGVNVAGAIRMARELGPGHTIVTILCDYGTRYQSKLFNPDFLRSKDLPVPAWLERKSDIEIPFEPSE from the coding sequence ATGGACATTACACCCTCCGTCATCGATGCGATCGGCAACACGCCGCTCATCCGCCTCAAGCGGGCCTCGGAGCTCACCGGCTGCGAAATCCTCGGCAAGGCGGAGTTTCTCAATCCCGGCCAGTCGGTGAAGGATCGCGCGGCGCTCTTCATCATCCGCGACGCGGTGGCGCGCGGCGCGCTCGCGCCCGGCGGCGTGATCGTGGAAGGCACGGCGGGCAACACCGGCATCGGGCTTGCGCTGGTCGGCAACGCGCTCGGCTACCGTTCGGTGATCGTCATCCCCGAGACGCAGAGCGAGGAAAAGAAGGACATGCTGCGGCTTGCCGGGGCGGAACTCGTGCAGGTGCCGGCAGCGCCCTACAAGAACCCCAACAACTACGTGAAGATCTCCGGCCGCCTCGCCGAGCAGCTGGCCAGGAGCGAGCCGAACGGCGCGGTCTGGGCGAACCAGTTCGACAATGTCGCCAACCGGCAGGCGCATATCGAGACCACCGGCCCGGAAATCTGGCGCCAGACGGACGGCAAGATCGACGGCTTCATCTGCGCCGTAGGCTCCGGCGGCACGCTGGCCGGCGTCGGCATGGCGCTCAAGGAGCGCAACGCCGACGTCAAGATCGGCCTCGCCGACCCGATGGGCGCCGCCCTCTTCCACTATTACGCCCACGGCGAACTCAAGGCGGAAGGCTCGTCCATCACCGAAGGCATCGGCCAGGGCCGAATCACCGCCAACCTGGAAAACGCCCCCGTCGACATGCCCTTCCAGATCCCGGACGCGGAGGCGCTGCCGATCGTCTTCGATCTGCTGGAGCACGAGGGCCTGTGCCTCGGCGCCTCCTCGGGCGTCAATGTCGCCGGCGCGATCCGCATGGCGCGCGAGCTCGGCCCCGGGCACACCATCGTCACCATCCTGTGCGACTACGGCACGCGCTATCAGTCGAAGCTGTTCAACCCGGACTTCCTGCGCTCGAAGGATCTGCCCGTGCCGGCCTGGCTGGAGCGCAAGAGCGACATCGAGATCCCCTTCGAGCCGAGCGAATAG
- a CDS encoding ChrR family anti-sigma-E factor, with product MEQTQQQFDALLAGYVAGTLAEPARLLVRSHLDLSPVNRDYVRDLEAACGSLLEDVAPADLSDRDGMLAAIFASPEPQIVVPAERPARKTRLPRALYDFIGKDVEDIPWKTRLPGFREYRLGEDVDGCSASLLWIRAGQAMPTHTHHGTELTLVLEGGFSDVNGHFVRGDVAYADDDVDHRPIADEGEDCLCFAVTEGSLRLTGPLGRLFAPFLRG from the coding sequence ATGGAGCAGACACAGCAACAGTTCGATGCGCTTCTGGCGGGATATGTCGCCGGAACGCTCGCCGAGCCGGCCCGGCTCCTGGTGCGGTCGCACCTGGATCTGTCGCCGGTCAACCGGGACTATGTGCGCGATCTCGAAGCGGCTTGCGGCTCCCTGCTGGAGGATGTCGCGCCGGCGGATCTGAGCGATCGCGACGGCATGCTGGCTGCGATCTTCGCGAGCCCCGAGCCGCAGATCGTGGTGCCCGCCGAGCGGCCCGCTCGCAAGACCCGTCTGCCGCGCGCGCTTTACGATTTCATCGGCAAGGATGTCGAGGACATTCCCTGGAAGACCCGTCTGCCGGGCTTTCGCGAGTATCGCCTCGGCGAGGATGTCGACGGCTGCTCGGCGAGCCTCCTGTGGATCCGCGCCGGGCAGGCGATGCCGACGCACACCCACCACGGCACCGAGCTGACCCTCGTGCTGGAAGGCGGTTTCAGCGACGTGAACGGGCATTTCGTTCGCGGCGACGTCGCCTATGCCGACGACGACGTGGACCACCGTCCGATCGCCGACGAAGGCGAGGACTGTCTCTGCTTCGCGGTGACCGAGGGCAGCCTGCGCCTCACCGGACCGCTGGGCCGGCTGTTCGCCCCCTTTCTCAGGGGCTGA
- a CDS encoding SDR family NAD(P)-dependent oxidoreductase has protein sequence MTRSTADYVAQPGDGIAWVTGASSGIGAEVARELAARGWRVAVTARSRDALETLAAQAADGPGEIRVYEGDTTEPERMAEIVRGIEADFGPVALAVLNAGIYLPVDGTAPDLADFHKSFDVNLGGTVNALVPLIAAMRGRGRGQIALVASVAGYSGLPTSAAYGATKAALINMGEALKFDLDRIGVRIQIVSPGFVDTPATKDNPFPMPHLLPVETAAERLVSGLARKGNFEITFPRRFTWQLKFLRILPYRLYFPLLGRTTGWAKKGPPDGTGEDAG, from the coding sequence ATGACACGTTCGACGGCCGACTATGTCGCGCAACCCGGAGACGGGATCGCCTGGGTGACCGGAGCGAGTTCCGGCATCGGCGCGGAGGTTGCCCGAGAGCTCGCGGCGCGCGGCTGGCGCGTGGCGGTGACGGCGCGCTCGCGCGATGCGCTTGAAACGCTCGCCGCGCAGGCTGCCGACGGACCGGGCGAGATCCGCGTCTATGAGGGCGATACGACCGAGCCTGAGCGGATGGCGGAGATCGTGCGCGGCATCGAGGCGGATTTCGGCCCGGTGGCGCTGGCGGTGCTCAATGCCGGCATCTATCTGCCGGTCGACGGCACCGCGCCGGATCTTGCCGACTTCCACAAGTCCTTCGACGTCAATCTCGGCGGCACGGTGAACGCGCTGGTGCCGCTGATCGCGGCCATGCGCGGGCGCGGGCGCGGACAGATCGCGCTGGTGGCCTCTGTCGCCGGCTACAGCGGCCTGCCGACATCGGCCGCCTATGGCGCGACCAAGGCGGCGCTGATCAACATGGGCGAGGCGCTCAAGTTCGATCTCGACCGGATCGGCGTGCGCATCCAGATCGTGTCGCCGGGCTTCGTCGACACGCCCGCGACCAAGGACAATCCCTTTCCGATGCCCCATCTCCTGCCGGTCGAGACGGCGGCCGAGCGCCTCGTGTCGGGTCTCGCGCGCAAGGGGAATTTCGAGATCACCTTCCCGCGCCGCTTCACCTGGCAGCTCAAGTTCCTGCGGATCCTGCCGTATCGGCTCTATTTCCCGCTGCTCGGGCGCACGACCGGCTGGGCGAAGAAGGGGCCGCCTGACGGCACCGGTGAGGACGCCGGGTAG